A stretch of Kaistella flava (ex Peng et al. 2021) DNA encodes these proteins:
- a CDS encoding MGH1-like glycoside hydrolase domain-containing protein, producing the protein MTTEKERMLDENWKTWGPYVSNRQWGTVREDYSNNGNAWGYTTYNDAISRAYRWSEDGIAGICDAKQRLCFAFSFWNRKDKMIKERFFGLSNHEGNHGEDVKEIYYYLDNTPTHSYMKMVYKYPINEFPYDHLIAENRRRSKQDPEFELIDTGIFNDNNYFDIFIEYAKINHDDYLIRVTAKNRSGHKAPLVIIPTLWFRNNWRWGYGEYEPHLKSSASGDIEIHHESLSVIKLYSRDQNTEALFCNNESNPAKIHGASSEPKYYKDGINNFLVHDDKNAVNPDKSGTKACFIINTEIDAGGSQSFDFRLSPHEMENAFFDFDDVFSLRQKEADEFYGGIQKEITDEEEKMIQRQAFAGLLWNKQFYHYNVSKWLKGDPNLEAPRNFDHHVRNKEWEHMQNKDIISMPDKWEYPWFATWDLAFHCVPFAILDSGFAKHQLKLLTKEWYIHPNGQLPAYEWDFSDVNPPVHAWSTFRVFKIDQMINGKPDVPFLESVFQKLLLNFTWWVNRKDKNGNNVFGGGFLGLDNIGAFDRNMEFKNGDHLEQADGTSWMAMFALNMMRISMELAQYNPIYEDMAIKFFEHYLYIAEAMENIGETKNGLWNDEDGFFYDLLQLNNGDSISLKLRSIVGLIPLFAVEIVEHSMLEKLPNFLDRMLWILKNKPHLADLVSHWEVEGKGGKHMMSILRKTRLKRVLSRMVDENEFLSDYGIRSMSKVYEKTPYEFNINGKHFKVKYTAAESDSSMFGGNSNWRGPIWFPINFLIVESLQRFHYYYGDSLQIEYPTNSGESRNLDFVANDLSKRLYSIFSKDERGNRPFNGGNELLNHNEFFKNYIMFHEYFNGDTGEGIGASHQTGWTATIAKLIQPRMGSRPK; encoded by the coding sequence ATGACGACGGAGAAAGAAAGAATGCTCGATGAAAACTGGAAAACCTGGGGACCTTACGTTAGTAACAGACAGTGGGGAACGGTTCGTGAGGATTACAGCAATAATGGAAATGCCTGGGGATATACCACTTACAATGACGCAATCAGCAGAGCATATCGCTGGAGTGAAGACGGAATCGCAGGAATCTGTGATGCAAAACAACGGTTATGTTTTGCCTTTTCTTTTTGGAATCGAAAAGACAAAATGATCAAAGAACGTTTCTTCGGCTTGAGTAATCACGAAGGAAATCATGGCGAGGATGTAAAAGAAATCTACTATTATCTCGACAATACACCGACGCATTCCTACATGAAAATGGTGTATAAATATCCGATTAACGAATTTCCTTATGATCATTTAATTGCAGAAAACAGAAGAAGATCAAAACAAGATCCCGAGTTTGAATTAATCGATACGGGAATATTTAATGATAATAATTACTTCGATATATTCATTGAATATGCTAAAATCAATCATGATGATTATTTGATTCGCGTCACTGCAAAAAATAGAAGTGGACATAAAGCACCGCTGGTTATTATTCCAACACTTTGGTTTAGAAATAATTGGAGATGGGGCTACGGCGAATACGAACCTCACCTAAAATCTTCGGCGAGTGGTGATATTGAAATTCATCATGAGTCTTTATCGGTCATAAAATTATATTCCAGAGATCAAAATACGGAAGCGCTTTTTTGCAATAACGAAAGTAATCCAGCAAAAATACATGGCGCAAGCAGCGAACCAAAATATTATAAAGACGGTATCAATAATTTTCTAGTTCATGACGACAAAAACGCGGTGAATCCTGATAAATCCGGAACAAAAGCGTGCTTCATCATCAACACAGAAATCGACGCGGGAGGAAGTCAATCTTTCGATTTCCGATTGAGTCCGCATGAAATGGAAAATGCCTTCTTTGACTTCGACGATGTTTTTAGTTTAAGACAAAAAGAAGCAGATGAATTTTACGGTGGAATACAGAAAGAGATTACGGATGAAGAAGAGAAAATGATTCAAAGGCAAGCTTTTGCCGGTTTATTATGGAACAAACAATTCTATCATTACAATGTTTCTAAATGGTTGAAAGGTGATCCTAATCTCGAAGCCCCAAGAAATTTCGACCATCATGTTCGAAATAAAGAATGGGAACACATGCAGAACAAAGACATAATTTCGATGCCTGACAAATGGGAATATCCATGGTTTGCGACTTGGGATTTGGCTTTTCACTGTGTTCCTTTTGCGATTTTAGATTCTGGTTTTGCCAAACATCAATTAAAATTATTAACAAAGGAATGGTACATCCATCCAAACGGACAATTGCCAGCGTACGAATGGGATTTCAGTGATGTAAATCCGCCAGTTCACGCTTGGTCAACATTCAGAGTTTTTAAAATTGATCAAATGATTAATGGAAAACCCGACGTTCCTTTCTTGGAAAGTGTTTTTCAAAAATTGTTATTGAATTTTACCTGGTGGGTGAACCGCAAGGATAAAAATGGAAATAATGTATTCGGCGGTGGATTCTTAGGTTTGGATAATATAGGTGCGTTTGACCGAAATATGGAATTCAAAAACGGAGACCATTTAGAGCAAGCCGACGGCACAAGTTGGATGGCAATGTTTGCTTTAAATATGATGCGGATCTCTATGGAATTGGCACAATACAATCCCATTTACGAAGATATGGCGATTAAATTTTTCGAGCATTATTTATATATCGCTGAAGCCATGGAAAATATTGGCGAAACGAAAAATGGTTTATGGAATGACGAAGACGGATTTTTCTACGATCTTTTACAATTAAATAATGGTGATTCTATTTCATTAAAACTGAGAAGTATTGTTGGTTTAATTCCTTTGTTTGCCGTAGAGATTGTGGAACACAGTATGCTGGAAAAACTACCAAATTTTCTGGATAGAATGCTATGGATTCTTAAAAACAAACCTCATCTCGCAGATTTGGTTTCGCATTGGGAAGTAGAAGGAAAAGGCGGAAAACATATGATGAGTATTCTGCGGAAAACCAGACTGAAAAGAGTTCTAAGTAGAATGGTCGATGAAAATGAATTCCTGTCTGATTATGGAATTCGCTCGATGTCGAAAGTGTATGAAAAAACTCCGTACGAGTTTAATATTAACGGTAAACATTTTAAAGTAAAATATACAGCAGCCGAAAGTGACAGTAGCATGTTCGGCGGAAACAGCAACTGGCGCGGTCCAATTTGGTTTCCTATTAACTTCCTGATTGTAGAAAGTTTACAGCGTTTCCATTATTATTATGGCGATAGTTTGCAAATCGAATATCCAACCAACAGCGGTGAAAGTCGCAATCTTGATTTTGTTGCGAATGATTTAAGTAAACGACTCTACTCTATTTTCAGTAAAGACGAACGCGGAAACCGACCTTTCAATGGTGGAAATGAATTATTGAATCACAATGAATTCTTTAAAAATTACATTATGTTTCATGAGTATTTCAATGGCGATACCGGCGAAGGAATTGGTGCTTCTCACCAAACTGGCTGGACGGCGACGATTGCAAAATTAATCCAACCGAGAATGGGCTCGAGACCGAAATAG
- a CDS encoding AAA family ATPase: MENFENQNQENTNTEFHSRLDMTELQQSLEQVKAEIGKVIIGQESMIEHLLVALLSNGHVLIEGVPGVAKTITAKLLAKAVDVGFSRIQFTPDLMPSDILGTSIFNVKNSEFEFKKGPIFSSFILIDEINRSPAKTQAALFEVMEERQITMDGKQYEMQEPFLVVATQNPIEHEGTYRLPEAQLDRFLFKINVGYPNLSQEIEIIKNQHENRLEDKTDAVQRVISGAQLKTYQNLVKDVVVETQLLEYIAKIIVNTRENQFLYLGASPRASLALLTASKSFAAVRGRDFVTPEDIKEASYAVLRHRVMVSPEREMEGLTADEIIRQILEAIEIPR, translated from the coding sequence ATGGAAAATTTTGAAAATCAAAATCAAGAAAATACAAATACAGAATTTCATTCCAGATTGGATATGACCGAACTTCAGCAAAGTTTGGAACAGGTAAAAGCAGAAATCGGAAAAGTGATTATCGGGCAGGAATCGATGATTGAACATTTGTTGGTCGCACTTTTATCGAATGGACATGTTTTGATCGAAGGTGTTCCGGGCGTGGCGAAAACCATTACTGCAAAATTATTGGCAAAAGCGGTCGATGTTGGTTTCAGCAGAATTCAGTTTACCCCGGATTTAATGCCGTCTGATATTTTGGGAACTTCTATTTTCAATGTTAAAAACTCTGAGTTTGAATTTAAAAAAGGACCTATATTTTCCAGTTTTATTTTGATTGATGAAATCAACCGTTCGCCAGCCAAAACGCAAGCCGCTTTGTTTGAAGTCATGGAAGAACGCCAAATTACAATGGACGGAAAACAATACGAAATGCAGGAACCTTTCCTGGTTGTTGCAACTCAAAATCCAATTGAGCATGAAGGAACGTATCGACTTCCAGAAGCGCAACTCGACCGTTTTCTGTTTAAAATAAATGTCGGTTATCCAAATCTTTCGCAAGAAATTGAAATCATTAAAAACCAACATGAAAACCGATTAGAAGATAAAACCGATGCCGTTCAGAGAGTGATTTCCGGAGCGCAGTTGAAGACGTATCAGAATTTGGTAAAAGATGTTGTCGTAGAAACTCAGTTGCTAGAATATATTGCAAAAATTATTGTGAACACGAGAGAAAATCAATTTTTGTATTTGGGTGCGTCGCCACGAGCGAGTTTGGCTTTATTGACGGCTTCAAAATCATTTGCCGCCGTTCGCGGACGAGATTTTGTAACGCCGGAAGATATTAAAGAAGCAAGTTATGCCGTTCTTCGCCATCGAGTAATGGTTTCCCCAGAACGCGAAATGGAGGGTTTAACTGCTGATGAAATTATTCGTCAGATTTTAGAAGCGATTGAAATTCCGAGATAA
- a CDS encoding DUF4129 domain-containing protein → MKFRIFLFFFLLQFISGNSQELPPPPMSSFKDSLEVRNNEQFYTDSLLLKNPTTDNIIFPKSFEDNFQSKYKGADYDYTTIKPRESLWQKIQKRIKKILESIFGKVDQNKTASYAENIMRIFSVIIIGFILYFLIKFLLGKDGNFFFSKKNKKINIENQDLQENIHEINFSESIEKFERQKDYRSAVRYQFLLVLKKLADKKLINWNPEKTNKDYLSELKTNDLKSNFKDLAYIFDYVWYGEFEVNEESYTQFKQKFLNYKI, encoded by the coding sequence ATGAAATTTAGGATATTCCTCTTCTTTTTTCTATTACAATTCATATCCGGAAATTCTCAGGAACTTCCGCCACCACCGATGTCAAGTTTTAAAGACTCGTTAGAAGTTCGCAATAACGAACAATTTTATACCGATTCTCTCTTGCTCAAAAATCCGACGACTGATAATATTATTTTTCCAAAAAGTTTTGAGGATAACTTTCAGTCCAAGTACAAAGGCGCCGATTACGATTACACAACGATAAAGCCTAGAGAATCGCTTTGGCAAAAGATTCAGAAAAGAATAAAGAAAATTCTGGAATCGATTTTTGGAAAAGTAGATCAAAACAAAACGGCTTCTTATGCGGAAAACATTATGCGGATTTTCTCCGTAATTATTATCGGGTTTATCCTTTATTTTTTAATTAAATTTTTACTGGGCAAAGACGGAAATTTCTTTTTCAGCAAGAAGAATAAAAAAATCAATATCGAAAATCAGGATCTTCAGGAAAATATCCACGAAATTAATTTCAGTGAAAGCATCGAGAAATTTGAAAGACAGAAAGATTACCGTTCCGCCGTTCGTTATCAGTTTTTATTAGTCTTAAAGAAACTGGCAGATAAAAAACTCATCAATTGGAATCCGGAAAAAACAAATAAGGATTATTTATCAGAGTTAAAAACGAATGATTTAAAATCCAATTTCAAAGACCTGGCTTATATTTTCGACTATGTCTGGTATGGCGAATTTGAAGTTAATGAAGAAAGTTATACTCAATTCAAACAGAAGTTTTTAAATTATAAGATATAG
- a CDS encoding stage II sporulation protein M, whose protein sequence is MREVAFIKQNKEKWLGIEQVIAGKVKKNPDDLSSLYINLVNDLSFAQTYYPKSKTTVYLNNLSSLIFQRIYKTKRTEQNRLYEFFKTEVPLLVYHYRRYLFYAFGFFILFTLIGFISAYYDKEFVEIILGDEYVNKTIENIEKGNAVGVYQQGSNWGSAISIIFNNLKVGAVLFMYGVFGGVGTLYALLQNSIMLGAFQYFFHEHGALKESASGIWLHGVFEIFSMVVEAMAGLILGASILFPKTYSRFNSFKLGFKDAFKIFLSTVPFTIVAGIIEGYVTRYALVMPGFLNGLLIFGTLSLIGYYYFIYPYLVAKKSKIHDAILSETGLRSVH, encoded by the coding sequence ATGAGAGAGGTTGCGTTTATCAAACAAAATAAAGAAAAATGGTTGGGAATCGAGCAGGTTATCGCAGGAAAAGTTAAAAAAAATCCGGATGACCTTTCTTCGCTGTACATTAATTTGGTGAATGACTTATCGTTTGCGCAAACTTATTACCCGAAAAGTAAAACGACGGTTTACCTGAACAATCTTTCTTCACTTATTTTCCAAAGAATTTATAAAACCAAAAGAACAGAGCAAAACCGTTTGTATGAATTCTTTAAAACTGAAGTTCCACTTTTGGTATATCACTATCGAAGGTATTTATTTTATGCCTTTGGGTTTTTTATACTATTTACTTTAATTGGTTTTATTTCAGCGTATTACGATAAAGAATTTGTAGAAATTATTTTGGGTGATGAGTACGTCAATAAGACGATTGAGAATATTGAAAAAGGAAATGCAGTTGGTGTTTATCAACAAGGTTCAAATTGGGGAAGTGCGATTTCTATTATTTTTAATAATCTAAAGGTTGGTGCTGTTCTGTTTATGTATGGTGTTTTCGGTGGAGTAGGAACTTTGTATGCATTGTTGCAAAACAGTATTATGCTTGGAGCGTTTCAATATTTTTTTCATGAACATGGAGCGTTGAAAGAAAGTGCAAGCGGAATTTGGCTTCACGGTGTTTTCGAAATTTTCAGCATGGTTGTGGAAGCAATGGCAGGCTTAATTTTAGGAGCGTCGATTTTATTTCCTAAAACCTATTCGCGTTTTAATTCCTTTAAATTAGGTTTTAAAGATGCCTTTAAAATATTTTTAAGCACCGTTCCATTTACGATTGTCGCAGGAATTATTGAAGGTTATGTAACCAGATATGCTTTGGTAATGCCGGGATTTCTAAATGGACTTCTTATTTTCGGGACGCTTTCTTTAATCGGTTATTATTATTTTATCTATCCTTATTTAGTAGCAAAAAAATCAAAAATACATGATGCAATTTTATCAGAAACGGGACTTCGGAGCGTTCATTAG
- a CDS encoding OsmC family protein, whose product MKITLNRINDDYLFECTNSLGNKILLNNTSQSESKEGVSPMETILMAVAGCSGIDMVSILKKQRQEITKFSAEVTGERIQVDEAKPFKTITVSFMLEGNIDPKKAERAAALSFEKYCSVSKTMEPNVTVNYEVFVNGEKVGE is encoded by the coding sequence ATGAAAATTACACTTAATAGAATCAACGACGATTATTTATTTGAATGCACCAATTCATTGGGCAACAAAATACTTTTAAACAATACTTCGCAATCGGAGAGTAAAGAAGGAGTTTCGCCGATGGAAACTATTCTTATGGCCGTCGCAGGTTGCAGTGGAATCGATATGGTTTCAATCCTAAAAAAGCAAAGACAGGAAATCACCAAGTTTTCTGCTGAAGTTACAGGTGAGAGAATTCAGGTTGATGAAGCAAAACCGTTTAAAACAATTACCGTTTCTTTTATGCTAGAAGGAAATATCGACCCCAAAAAAGCAGAACGTGCCGCAGCATTATCTTTCGAAAAATACTGTTCTGTTTCAAAAACCATGGAACCAAATGTAACGGTGAATTATGAGGTTTTTGTGAATGGAGAGAAAGTTGGAGAATAA
- a CDS encoding DUF58 domain-containing protein: protein MKNLYINNRFFFTLFGVGFTYILAFFFPVLMWVAHGLLTLVVIAFIVDYMLLFNQKNAIQAQRILPEKLSNGDQNSIKVDLKNNYPFTIKTKVIDEIPFQFQKRDFNIERTIDKNKNILFEYILEPKERGEYSFGNLNVFARSPLGLVSKRFTFQKEAMLPSYPSFIHLRKYELMALQNEFLLGGIKKIRKLGHTMEFEQIKEYVPGDDVRTINWKATSKRNQLMVNQFQDEKSQRIFMLIDNGRTMQMPFNGLSLLDYSINATMALSHIILKKNDRAGMMTFSKKTEYKVAADNKSGQLRKISEALYNIQTNSYESDFSRLYQDVKYTIGQRSLILLFTNFEILDAVNRQMKYLRGIAKNHLLVIIFFKNSELQSLINTNPENIQEVYDEIIAEKFEYEKKLIIQELRKYGIYTVYTLPENLNIEVINKYLEIKARGIL, encoded by the coding sequence ATGAAAAACCTATACATCAATAACCGTTTTTTCTTCACGCTTTTCGGCGTGGGATTTACCTATATTTTGGCTTTTTTCTTTCCGGTTTTGATGTGGGTTGCGCATGGATTATTGACTTTGGTCGTGATCGCTTTTATTGTGGATTATATGCTTCTTTTTAATCAAAAAAATGCAATTCAGGCCCAAAGAATTTTACCGGAGAAATTATCAAATGGCGATCAGAATTCGATTAAAGTTGATTTAAAAAACAATTATCCTTTTACGATTAAAACAAAGGTGATTGATGAGATTCCGTTTCAATTTCAGAAGCGTGATTTTAATATTGAAAGAACCATTGATAAAAATAAAAATATCCTTTTTGAATACATCCTCGAACCGAAAGAACGCGGTGAATACAGTTTTGGTAATCTTAATGTTTTTGCGCGATCACCTTTAGGATTGGTTTCTAAGAGATTTACTTTTCAGAAAGAAGCAATGTTGCCGAGTTATCCGTCATTTATTCATTTAAGAAAATATGAATTGATGGCGCTTCAAAATGAGTTTCTTTTAGGTGGAATTAAAAAGATCCGTAAACTTGGGCACACGATGGAATTCGAACAGATCAAAGAATATGTTCCCGGCGATGATGTGCGAACGATTAACTGGAAAGCGACTTCGAAACGAAATCAGTTGATGGTGAATCAGTTTCAGGATGAGAAATCACAACGGATTTTCATGCTGATTGATAATGGCAGAACGATGCAAATGCCTTTCAATGGGTTGAGTTTGCTCGATTATTCGATTAATGCAACGATGGCTTTGAGTCATATTATTCTCAAAAAAAATGACCGCGCCGGAATGATGACGTTCTCGAAGAAAACGGAATATAAAGTCGCTGCTGATAATAAATCGGGACAGTTGCGAAAGATTTCGGAAGCACTTTATAATATTCAAACCAATTCATACGAAAGTGATTTCAGCAGATTGTATCAGGATGTAAAATACACGATTGGACAAAGAAGTTTGATTTTGCTTTTCACCAATTTTGAAATTTTGGATGCCGTAAACCGTCAAATGAAATACCTGCGTGGAATTGCTAAAAACCATTTGTTAGTAATCATTTTCTTTAAAAACTCTGAACTTCAAAGTTTAATCAACACCAATCCCGAAAATATTCAGGAAGTTTATGACGAAATTATCGCGGAGAAATTCGAGTACGAAAAGAAATTAATTATTCAGGAACTTCGAAAATATGGAATTTATACGGTTTATACTTTACCTGAAAATTTGAATATCGAAGTCATTAATAAATATTTAGAAATAAAAGCGAGAGGGATTTTGTAA
- a CDS encoding DUF4350 domain-containing protein, with protein sequence MNKTFRLYGLIFIIVMVVLALLELSKSDVTDWRKNFDVNEKSPFGLYIFSKEANHLLNNKVKRTDLSPYDFYKTQKLKPHNILIIESKLDSESWNKILENVEKGSDAMVISDFFHQSISDSLGFSLSRISYEDFNLLLLRDNKFASDSLKLDKLPSGKGFELISKDHEILGKEESDSKMANFIKVNHGKGHLYLHSEPLILTNYYLLKPGNEKYVQDVFSYLPDRETVWFSGDNKNVAESRSPLRFILANPSLRYAWWLLLGGLLLFIIFNAKRKQRIVPIIEPKKNKSVEFVKSIGNLYLQEGDFHDMMAKKAQYFLNRVRIDLLIDTKDLDEKFIHLLHLKTGKSVEKIKEATELIKKGQDPYASVMQSDLIKMNKLLDEILL encoded by the coding sequence ATGAATAAAACGTTCAGATTATATGGTTTAATTTTCATCATTGTGATGGTGGTTTTGGCGTTGCTGGAACTCAGCAAATCTGATGTGACCGATTGGCGTAAGAATTTCGATGTTAATGAAAAGTCGCCTTTTGGTTTGTACATCTTTAGCAAAGAAGCGAATCATCTTTTAAATAATAAGGTAAAACGAACCGATCTTTCCCCTTATGATTTCTATAAAACTCAAAAATTAAAACCGCATAATATTTTAATCATTGAATCTAAACTGGATTCTGAATCCTGGAATAAAATTTTGGAGAACGTAGAGAAAGGTTCGGATGCCATGGTAATTTCGGATTTTTTTCATCAGAGTATTTCCGATTCTTTAGGTTTTTCGTTGTCGAGGATTAGTTATGAAGATTTTAATTTGTTGTTATTGAGGGACAATAAGTTTGCGTCTGATTCTTTAAAGTTAGATAAATTACCGTCTGGAAAAGGATTTGAATTGATTTCAAAAGATCACGAAATTTTAGGAAAAGAAGAAAGTGACAGTAAAATGGCTAATTTCATTAAAGTTAATCATGGAAAAGGTCATCTTTATTTGCATTCAGAACCTTTGATTTTAACCAATTATTATTTGCTAAAACCCGGAAATGAAAAATATGTGCAGGATGTGTTTTCTTATCTTCCTGACCGCGAAACGGTTTGGTTTTCTGGTGATAATAAAAATGTAGCCGAATCCCGTTCACCGTTGCGATTTATTTTGGCCAATCCTAGTTTGCGTTATGCTTGGTGGTTATTATTAGGCGGACTTTTACTGTTCATCATTTTTAATGCAAAACGGAAACAGAGAATTGTTCCCATCATCGAACCGAAGAAAAATAAATCCGTTGAGTTTGTAAAAAGCATCGGGAATCTCTACTTACAGGAAGGCGATTTCCACGATATGATGGCGAAGAAAGCACAATATTTCCTCAATCGCGTCCGAATTGATTTGTTGATTGATACCAAAGATTTAGATGAAAAATTCATTCATCTTCTTCATTTGAAAACCGGAAAAAGTGTAGAAAAAATCAAGGAAGCCACCGAACTAATTAAGAAAGGACAAGATCCTTATGCAAGCGTGATGCAATCAGATTTAATAAAAATGAATAAATTATTAGACGAGATTTTACTTTAA
- a CDS encoding DUF4013 domain-containing protein, protein MMQFYQKRDFGAFISDTFAFFKEHGKNYFKNYLLINGILLILMVIIFVFGYREIFSQMMGSNTSGQNYYFEAYFQENSVMLILVSTIVFILFLAVTMISYSYPILYLKRLTETGNKNIKADEILSDLKNNIGRFLKLFLGLFFIVTPLAMIVFGLSVVLMFILIGFFLLILLGPALVNVVNFLMFDYFNTNKGFFESLSYAVRAQFSYKNGREKSPFWKYWGSTIVMYFIIQTITSIFTMIPMMFIFGGILTVPETGEFQQNPFEGSMGIVFFLFYGFSLLLSFMMINLIFVNSGLQYYDSRTDLHRNVDLSEIDTIGTHEI, encoded by the coding sequence ATGATGCAATTTTATCAGAAACGGGACTTCGGAGCGTTCATTAGTGACACGTTTGCTTTTTTTAAAGAGCACGGAAAAAACTATTTCAAAAATTATCTTTTGATCAACGGGATTTTATTAATTCTGATGGTTATTATTTTCGTTTTTGGGTATCGGGAAATATTTTCGCAAATGATGGGTTCCAATACGAGTGGACAAAACTATTATTTCGAAGCCTACTTTCAAGAAAATTCAGTGATGCTGATTTTAGTGTCAACAATCGTTTTTATTCTGTTTTTGGCGGTGACGATGATTTCCTATTCTTACCCAATTTTATATCTGAAAAGATTGACGGAAACAGGAAATAAAAACATTAAAGCCGATGAGATTTTGAGTGATTTAAAAAATAATATCGGTAGGTTTTTAAAATTATTCCTAGGATTGTTTTTCATCGTAACTCCTTTAGCAATGATTGTTTTCGGGTTATCAGTAGTTTTAATGTTTATTCTTATCGGATTCTTTTTATTGATATTACTTGGGCCAGCGTTGGTAAACGTTGTTAATTTTTTAATGTTCGATTATTTCAATACGAATAAAGGTTTTTTTGAATCTTTGAGTTATGCTGTGAGAGCACAGTTTTCCTATAAAAATGGAAGAGAGAAATCTCCTTTCTGGAAATATTGGGGTTCAACGATTGTGATGTATTTTATTATTCAAACGATCACTTCGATCTTCACCATGATTCCGATGATGTTTATTTTTGGTGGAATATTGACTGTTCCCGAAACTGGAGAATTCCAACAAAATCCATTTGAAGGTTCTATGGGAATTGTGTTTTTTCTGTTTTATGGCTTTTCACTTTTGCTTTCATTTATGATGATTAACCTGATTTTTGTAAACTCTGGTTTGCAATACTATGACAGCAGAACCGACCTTCACCGAAATGTAGACTTATCAGAAATCGACACGATTGGCACCCATGAAATTTAG
- a CDS encoding alpha/beta fold hydrolase, translating to MKTSLQHIKIKNHQLVSGKILDIDLSYQIFGQELHSAPIVLVNHAFTGNSNVAGENGWWNSLIGEDKIIDTNTFSVICFNIPGNGFDGNLIENYQDFKPKDIANIFLQGLSFLKVSKLHTLIGGSLGGAIGWEMLAISPDLAENFVPIACDYKTSDWLNAQCLVQQYLLDQPHQPLQKARVHAMLCYRTPASLNERFKNEIHPEKQILNSHDWLNFHGEKLNGRFSLEAYRLMNHLLMTINTDEKQLNKIEANIHLIGVDSDLFFPAFEMHRCRDSLMPIKSNTFYHEIKSIHGHDAFLMEYEQLNQILNNIIHEK from the coding sequence TTGAAAACTTCGCTACAACATATCAAAATCAAAAATCATCAGTTAGTATCAGGAAAAATCCTTGATATCGATTTGTCGTATCAAATATTTGGTCAGGAATTACATTCTGCGCCAATTGTTTTGGTCAATCATGCTTTCACCGGAAATTCAAATGTTGCTGGAGAAAACGGTTGGTGGAATTCTTTAATCGGTGAAGACAAAATCATTGACACCAATACTTTCTCTGTCATTTGTTTTAATATTCCAGGAAACGGTTTCGATGGAAATTTAATTGAAAATTACCAGGATTTTAAACCGAAAGATATTGCAAATATTTTCCTTCAAGGTTTATCATTTTTAAAAGTTTCTAAACTTCATACTTTAATTGGCGGTTCGTTGGGAGGCGCGATTGGTTGGGAAATGTTAGCGATTAGTCCTGATCTGGCAGAAAATTTTGTTCCGATTGCGTGTGATTATAAAACATCTGATTGGTTGAATGCACAATGTTTGGTTCAGCAATATTTGTTGGATCAACCACATCAACCTTTGCAAAAAGCCAGAGTACACGCCATGTTGTGTTATCGAACTCCTGCATCTCTAAACGAAAGATTTAAAAACGAAATTCATCCTGAAAAGCAAATTTTAAATTCCCATGACTGGCTCAATTTCCACGGTGAAAAATTAAACGGGCGATTTAGTCTGGAGGCTTATCGATTGATGAATCATTTGTTAATGACCATTAATACAGATGAAAAACAATTAAATAAAATCGAAGCAAATATTCATCTCATCGGTGTTGATTCTGATTTGTTTTTTCCAGCTTTTGAAATGCATCGATGTCGAGATTCTTTAATGCCTATAAAATCAAACACTTTTTATCACGAAATAAAATCCATTCACGGGCACGATGCTTTTTTAATGGAATACGAACAACTCAATCAAATTTTAAATAATATCATTCATGAAAAATAA